The DNA window GTCTCGGCATCGCCAGTCGTGCTCAATCGGTCCACCACCTCCCAGATGCGGCCATCCTCATGCTCCGTCGCACACTCGACGAGCGGCCTTAGCCATTCAAGGTGGCTAtgtgtcgccgccgccgccgccgccgccgccgccgccgccgccgccgccactgcttcgccgcgctcgctcaCCGCGGACAAAGACGTAGCCTGCTGCGCGAATCGAAACGCTAGATCGAGTTCTCCGAGCTCCGCACACGTGGTGATGAGCCCCTGATAGACGCGCGGGTTGcggaccgcgtcgtcgccctcggcaatAGTGGCCTTGTAGTCTCTCACCAGAGTGCGCTTCGTGTCCTGCTCACGACTGTTGACCAGGAGAGTCTGCAGCGAGCCCGAGTCGAGTGGCTCTCCGCACAGCGTTGACACGTCGCAATACAGGTCCATGGCGCTCTCACTGCCGTGGAGCTCGGACATGGCCTCCATCACAACGCTGACCACCGCTAGCGGCACCGTCCCGTCGGAAGCCAGGCCGCGGAGCGCCCCCTCAGCGTCCTTGATGAGCCGGGGCCGgcccttgagcgcctcgtACACCATCCGGGTATTCcctcgcccgacgaggatgccgttcTTTCTCATGATGGCCAAGATACGAAACGCTCCTGCCAtgtcgcccgccctcgcaAAGGCCTCTGCGACAGCCTCGTAGTGGTATGCCATGACACGGCTTCTCTGCGCGATGAGGTCGAGCGTCTCCGTTGCCAAGGATGCGTCtgcgtgccgtgccgcggTTGCCAGCACGTTTTCCACGACGCCATCGGGAGGTTGCAAGAGCGAGTTTCTCACTGCCGCGTTCCACGCAAACATTGTCCCCGGGTAGTGGAACGCCTCACTGCAAACATCCAGGGCAAAGTACagcaagctcgccgccgcatcgccttGCGCGTCTCCGCTCATGCGACGATGCATCAGCTGTAGCATCTCGTCCAAGAACCCCAGCTTCCCAAAGGCCAGGATGAAAATATCGTAGACCCAGGGGTCTAGGCGGCCTCTCGCATCGATCAGCTCCGTCAACCTCGCATATGCTAGCTCGTACTGttcgtcgcgcagcaggcccagcacAACGCTCTGCTTGGCTGGCGTATCAATGACAAACCAATATTCTTGCATGGCGTCCAGGACCTCCTGCCGGAGTGAGTAGTCCGGGTGGttcgccagcgccgccaacgcaCTATGACACATGGTCGCCGTGGGTTTCACGCCCTGTTGTGCCATGTCGTCAAGAATCTTgcgcacgccctcggccgagcCCCTCGGACCGGCCATGGCGTCTATGACGCACTCGTAGACGAACGGGCCGAGGGGCTGGCCCCGAGCGCCGAGCAGGTGCCGCACGAGCTGGAGTATCCGCCCATGCCGGTCGATGTCCTGCCCGTGGAAGCTCCACCCTTGAGGGTCGCGCATCGTCACGAGCGCCGCGAcaatgtcgtcgacggaaCTGTGGTGAAGGACGTCTTCGGTCGGTGCTATCGGCGCCAGGAGGCTTTCCTCCCAGGTCTTCGCTTGGGCTGGCGTTCTTCGCTGGTGTTGTGGCTTGCCGGTAGAGCTCGTTGATGCCTCTGGCATTTGTTCTGCGCCTTCTGCGATCGTTCCAAAGCGGCGAGCATTTTGCACTAGATTCGGACATCTCATAGATCGAGGTCGCGGCGCTAgcctggcgaggaggaagctcCTCGACCCGACTGCGCGGTTcagcgctgcccgcccgaccgccGGGCATAGGCAGCGCCATAAGCCGTCGTAGATCAACGGGCTTCCGcgcatcgtcctcatcgtcggcgttgtcatcgtcgccccggCGTGGCCGGTTGGCCAGTGTCGTCGCGCAGACGTAGCTGCTGTATAGTACAGAATAGATTGATGATTTTCCAGTCGTTGTCCCACGCCGGGAGCTACTTTACGGAGCCGACCGTTGTGCCTGGCCGGCGCAGTCATCAAGCGGGGCGATGCATGTGGCGGGGTGACAGGGGGGGAAGGTCCCGGCGTAAGGTTCTCTCACCTTGGCCTCACCGAGAAAGCGCCCACTCCGAACGCAGTGCCGCCCGCAGAGCTGCATCCCAACAACCGGACTCCGTCACCCATCACCCGACGCACCTCCCTTCACGACGCGCCACCGTGCGCAACACCAACACACTACAATGgttcgtcctcctccacctgctccccctctccctctcgcACTGCCCGATGACGCTGACACTCGACGCTCTCGCAGTTGCCCCTCGGCTTGCTCAACGCCGCTCAAGGCCACCCcatgctcgtcgagctcaagAATGGCGAGACCCTCAACGGCCACCTCGTCCAGTGCGACACCTGGATGAACCTCACCCTCAAGGAGGTGGTACAGACGAGCCCGGTACGTGGCCGACCCCCCAGGCCTCTCTACCCTACAAACCCCCCCTCTTACCCGGTTAGGAAGGGTAAAGGACGTCAACGAAGCCAACAGTGGGAGGAGAACTTGCCACACCCGGATGTGCGAACCTATGCTAACCAGCACGATAGGAAGGTGATAAGTTTGTGAGGTTAAAGGAGGCCTACGTCAAGGGCAATAACGTACGCTGACTTGCTCTCTCCCTTGGATATACCCCCATCCACCGGCGCTACCCAAAAAACGCACGCGCTTCAAGGTTGCTAACCCCGATCCTTCCAGATCAAGTACCTACGCGTGCCCCCCGAAATCATCGACAAGGTCAGCGAGTCGCAAAAGGGCCAGCAGGGAGGATTCCGCGGTGGCCGGGGAGGTGGTCAGTCAAGaggcgaccatggcggcggtcgcggcggcggcgaccgcgGAAGGggaggccgtggcggcgggaggggccGCGGAAGGGGCCGTGGTCAATGATGGCGTTGTTCAGTTGCTGGATTTTCGAGGCAttgagctgagctgagctATAATGCGGCCAAGATTGGCTGCAGGCGATGGGTCATACTACAGGGTATGCACGACATAGAAGGGGGGAGTCACGGACGACTTGTAGGATTTTTCTGCTTTTGAACGCCTATCTATATACCCTGTATGAGAGCATCTTATAGGGTTTACAACCCGATCCTGCAGTGAGTCCTCCCTGTTAACAAATCGCGGGCGGTTGGCGGTCTCGCGACTAGACTGCGGCGGGAGCGTAATCGATGACACCTAATGGGAGGGTGACAGCCGTGGCTAAGTCGCCTTGAAATTTCATATCACTGCAATCGAGAGCCCGCGAGCCTGTTTGAGCGTGTCATCTATTATTCTAGCGCTGAAGCCTCTACATCTCCTCTCGGGAACAACCCTAGACACACTTCTCCAGGGTCCCTCGGAACAATTTGAACAGACACGGTTCGTTGAACGGCATGCTTCATTAAAAACCATACGAACTTCATCCTTCACACACCGACTCGTACAAGGCAGCTCGCACATTTCTACCTACCTTAAAAGttggcaacggcaacggcaatgGCCTGGTTGTCTGAGTGCGAAATGGACAGCGTAAGGTCCTTTACCCCAGCCTgcttggcagcggcagcggcatcgccgtggaGCTGTGTTTTGTTAGAATCCGCAACCGTAACATCGAGGTGCACACGTAGACTTACCGAAACAGTGGGGGCCCCCTTATCGTCACGCAGAATCTCGATGTCCTTCATGGCAGCACCCGCACCCTTGCTGGCAACACCCAAGGACTTGAACACCGCCTCCTTCGCGCTCCACCGGCCGGCAAAGGAGCTTTGCGGGctgggcgcgccgcggcagtAGCTAATTTCCTCGGCAGTGAAGTTGCGCTCCAGGAACGTCTCGTTGTCGATGTTCACGGCGGAGATgtcctcgacatcgacacCGACCTTGCTGTTCTTGTTGGCAACCTtgtgcgccagcgcctccatAATCTTCTGAGTCTCGCTGGCCCGCGATGCGGGCACAGTCTTCTCGGCCTGCTTTGCGAAATTGGCCGCATACTTGAGTTCAGCCGACTTCTTATCCTCGGACACGCGAGCATCAGGATTCAACAGAACGCTGCTGAGCTGCTCATCCGCGTACGGTGAGCTGTTCTTGGCCACGAACAGGCTGTTGTTGATCAGGCCGTTGT is part of the Purpureocillium takamizusanense chromosome 7, complete sequence genome and encodes:
- a CDS encoding uncharacterized protein (EggNog:ENOG503P6U2~COG:A), whose amino-acid sequence is MLPLGLLNAAQGHPMLVELKNGETLNGHLVQCDTWMNLTLKEVVQTSPEGDKFVRLKEAYVKGNNIKYLRVPPEIIDKVSESQKGQQGGFRGGRGGGQSRGDHGGGRGGGDRGRGGRGGGRGRGRGRGQ
- a CDS encoding uncharacterized protein (COG:S~EggNog:ENOG503NYZ9), yielding MTTPTMRTMRGSPLIYDGLWRCLCPAVGRAALNRAVGSRSFLLARLAPRPRSMRCPNLVQNARRFGTIAEGAEQMPEASTSSTGKPQHQRRTPAQAKTWEESLLAPIAPTEDVLHHSSVDDIVAALVTMRDPQGWSFHGQDIDRHGRILQLVRHLLGARGQPLGPFVYECVIDAMAGPRGSAEGVRKILDDMAQQGVKPTATMCHSALAALANHPDYSLRQEVLDAMQEYWFVIDTPAKQSVVLGLLRDEQYELAYARLTELIDARGRLDPWVYDIFILAFGKLGFLDEMLQLMHRRMSGDAQGDAAASLLYFALDVCSEAFHYPGTMFAWNAAVRNSLLQPPDGVVENVLATAARHADASLATETLDLIAQRSRVMAYHYEAVAEAFARAGDMAGAFRILAIMRKNGILVGRGNTRMVYEALKGRPRLIKDAEGALRGLASDGTVPLAVVSVVMEAMSELHGSESAMDLYCDVSTLCGEPLDSGSLQTLLVNSREQDTKRTLVRDYKATIAEGDDAVRNPRVYQGLITTCAELGELDLAFRFAQQATSLSAVSERGEAVAAAAAAAAAAAAAATHSHLEWLRPLVECATEHEDGRIWEVVDRLSTTGDAETTAEVQRILQRTRIARSSGVSPRRF